Below is a genomic region from Desulfuromonas sp..
CGGTTTTCTCTGTGACACGGTTCTCTGCCTTCCTGGGTCAATCACCCTTCCCCATGTGCCGTCGCCGGAGCGCAGCAAGCGTTCCGGGAAAGAGGCGGGCAAATGTCTGAGCGACAGCGAGTTCTTGCCCGCCCCCGGAACGGTTGCGGAGCGTAGGGGACCCGCCGTCGCCTGTGGCGATGGCGGGCGAAGGCGGCTGGGGCGCCCTTTGGGTCCAGCCCTTTGGGCGAGCAAAGGGCTGGTCGCCGTCAGGGGGCGAGACCCCTGCCAGAGCACTGGAAACCGGAGCGAATGGAACAAGACCGCCCTCCTCGACGAAAATCCAGAATCCATCTTTTCATGACATAAGCATCCGCCTCCAAACGGGAACAAGCAATTTCCCCGACCATGGTTGAGTTCTCCCCCAGTTTGTTTACTATTGGATATCGAAGACAACCGATACCGCGCATATCCTTCTCGACTGGAGGAAAACCATGGCAAAACACAAGGGCACCATCGGCATCCTCACCGGCGGCGGCGACGTCCCCGGTCTCAACCCGGCGATCCGCGCCGTCACCTTCCGCGCCCTGCGCGAGGGCTACCGGGTCATCGGCATCCGCCGCGGCTGGGCGGGCCTGGTCGACCTGGTCCCGGACAAGAACGCCGACAACAGCGAGCAGGTCATGGTCCTCAACGAGGACACCGTCAACCGCGCCGGCCGCACCGGGGGGACCTTCCTCCACTCCTCGCGCACCCGCCCGAGCCACCTGCCGCGCAACATCGTCCCGCCGCACCTGCGGGACAAGTACACCGACGAGATCAACGACGTCACCCCCGAGGTCCTGAAGAACCTGGAGTTCCTCGGCATCGACTTCCTCATCCCCATCGGCGGCGACGACACCCTCAGCTACGGCGAGCGGCTCCACGAGGAGGGGATGAAGGTCGTGGCGATCCCCAAGACGATGGACAACGACGTTCCCGGCACCGACTACTGCATCGGCTTCTCGACCTGCGTCACCCGCACCATCGAGCTGACCCACCAGCTGCGCACCTCGGCCGGCTCCCACGAGCGCATCCTCGTCCTCGAGGTCTTCGGCCGCTACGCCGGCTACACCGCCCTGCTGCCGACCATGGCCGGGGCCGCAGACCGCTGCCTGATCCCCGAGCACCCCTTCGACATCGAGCAGGTCACCGAGCTGCTGGTCGCGGACCGCCGGCGCAACCCGAGCAACTACTCGGTCCTCCTCGTCTCGGAGGGGGCGCAGATGGCCGGCGAGGAGGAGATGACCTTCGAGGGGATGGAGGCGGACCAGTACGGGCACCGCAAGCTGGGGGGGATCGGCGACAAGGTGGCGGCCAAGATCAAGGAGCTCTCCCCGAAGTACAACGCCGGAAGGCGCATCAACACCCTGAACCAGAGGCTCGGCTACCTGGTGCGCTGCGGCAACCCCGACGCCATGGACTCCATCGTCCCGATGGCCTTCGGCAACCTCGCCCTCGACATGGTCCTCTCCGGCACCTCGGGGCGCCTCGTCAGCCTGCACAACGGCTGCTACGACACGGTGCCGATCGACATCGTCACCGACCACAAGAAGATCGTCGACGTGACCAAGTACTACAACACCGAGCGGCTGCGCCCCAAGTACGAGACCTTCAACCGCCAGCCCCTCTTCATCATGACCAGCGACCTCTAGGAGTGCCGGTGACGCGCAGACTCCCCGCCCTGCTCCTCCTGCTCTGCCTCCTGCCTGCGGCCGGCTGCAGCCTGGGCAACCGCTACATCTTCAACTCGAGCCCCGAGGTGATCGCCACCCCGGAGGAACGGGGCCTGCCCTACGAGGAGGTGTGGTTCCCCTCTTCCGGCGGGGCGCGCCTCCACGGCTGGTACGTCCCCGGCAGCCCCGGCCGGCCCCTGGTCCTCTTCTTCCACGGCAACGCCGCCAACATCTCCCACCGGGTGGAGAACCTCGACTACCTGCACCGGCTCGGCCTGCCGGTCTTCATCTTCGACTACCGGGGATTCGGCGCCAGCGCCGGGACCCCCACCGGCGAGGAGGACATCTACGAAGACGCCCGGAGCGCCGTCGCCTGGCTGGCCGGGCGGGGGTGGAGCCCCGCCCGCACCGTCTACTACGGCCGCTCCATGGGGGCGGCGGTCGCCCTGCAGATGGCCCTGGAGAGGCCGCCTGCGGGTCTGGTGATGGAATGCTCCTTCACCTCCCTGCGGGAGATCGCCCGGCACATGACCCCGGTCACCTACGCCCTGGTCGGGTGGTGGGGGCTGGACAACATGTTCGACAACCTGGGCAAGATCGACGCCCTCGACAGGCCCCTCCTCCTGTTCCACGGCGACAGCGACACCATCGCCCCGCCGGCCATGGCCGAACGCCTCTTCGCCGCGGCCAACGAGCCGAAGACCTTCCTGCTGGTGCCCGGAGCCGGCCACAGCGACGCCTGGGAGATCGGCGGGCAGACCTACCGCGACGCCTGGCTCGCCTTCCTTTCCGCCCTGGCTGGCCGCACCGCCCTCGCCGAAACGGCCGTTCCGCCGTCCCCATCCCTTCCCGACTGACTCTCCCCGGCTCGGCACCCTTCCGAAGCCTCGTTTTTCTGCTATCCTTGACCCATCCCGCGTCAGCCGAAAGGGCGCGCCCATGGAAGAGTCACGGAAGATTCCCCCCGCCCCCTGGCGGGCCCTGTCCCGGTGCGTGATGCTCCTTGCGCTCCTGACCCTCTTCGCCTGCCTGCCGCGGGAACGCTACCTCTTTTCCACCGACCGGACCATCGGGTTTCCCGCCCCCTCGACCGGCCTCGCCTTCGAAGAGGTCGTCTTCCCCGCCCGCGACGGCTGCCAGCTCTACGGACGGTACCTGCCGGGACCGCCCGGCCGCCCCCTCGTCCTCTACCTGTACGGCACCGGGACCAACCTCTCCCACCTGACGGAGCCTCTTCGCCTGCTCCAGGGGATGGAGGCGTCGATCTTCGTCTTCGACTACCGCGGCTACGGCCAGAGCGCCGGCGAGCCGAGCGAGAGAGGGACCTACGACGACGCCCGGGGCGCCCTGGACTACCTCCGCTCGCGGGGCTGGGAGCCGGGCTCGACCATCTACTACGGCCACTCCCTCGGCGCCGCGGTCGCCCTGCAGCTGGCCCTGGAGGAGCCGCCGGCGGGCCTGGTCCTGGAGAGCCCCTTCACCTCGGTGCTTGCCATGATCTGCCACCACGTCCCCTTCTCCTGCGACCTGCTGCGCCAGGCCTACGGCCGCTACTACGACAACCTCGCCAAGATCGGCCGCATCCACGCCCCCCTGCTCATCTTCCAGGGAGAGAGGGACACCATCGTCCCGGTGGAGATGGCCCGCCAGCTCTTCGCCCGGGCCAACGAGCCCAAGTACATGCACATCCTCCCCGGCGCCAGCCACAGCGACCTTTATCTGACGGGGGGCCTGCCCTACCGGGAGAGCTGGCGCACCTTCATCGACCAGGCCGCCGCGCAGAAACAGCAAAAGGCCGCAGTCCGGTGACTGCGGCCTTTTTTACTGTCTGCCGTAGATTATGCCTCTCCCCCTCTGCCTCCACCCGCCAACGCCTTCGGCGACGGCGGGTGGAGGCAGAGGGGACGCCCTTGGGTCCAGGGGATTGGGCGGGCAATCCCCTGGTCGCCGCCAGGGGGCGAGTCCCCTGATGGGTTGCTCTTGAAGAAAATAGAAGCCAAGTCGGGCTGCCCTGACCGCCAGACTTAGAAAAACCTCCCCACCTGAATCAGCACCGAGTTGATCCCCCGGTTCTCGTCGTCGATTCCCCCGTTGGAGACGTGGTGCCCGCGCAGGGCCAGGAGCCAGGGAGGACCGGCACCGGTCCGGACCTCGGCCCCGATACCCGCCTGGGGATTGAAATTCAGCCGCAGCCCCTGCCCCTTCACCCGGAAGTCGGTGTAGACGAGGCCGACCCCCGCCTCGGCGTAGGGGCGCCAGCGCCCCGCCGCGAGGGCGTCGAGGTAGTAGAGGGCGAGGATTCCCGCCGAGGCCATCGCCCGGGCTTCGGGCCAGTCGGCGACGCCGAGGCTCCCCTCGACCTTGAAGCGCAGCGGCTCCGGAGCCCGGTGGGGCCAGACCCGGTCGTAGTCGAAGAGGGCGAAGCCCGAGACGAGGGCGAAGGCGATGTGGCCGTGGGGGTCATAGCTCTTGCCCAGCCCCAGGGCCGCCCCGTAGCGGTCCGGCTCGGTCGTCTCCCCGGCGGCCGACCCGGCGAAGATAATGGCCAGGAGGAAGGCGAGAAGGCCGGCCCGCCTCAGCACTGCTCGCTCCGCTCCCCGGCGTCCCTCCCGAGGACGATCGCTCCGTACTCCCCGGCGGGCCCGGCCTTGAGGCAGCGGACCCGGGAGACGGGGAGGTCTTCCGGGACGCCCGGAGCGGGGAAGGCCTGCCCCTGCTCCAGGGTCAGGGCGGCGGCGGCGAGGTCGAAGGCCGGTCCGACCGGCAGGCAGCCGTAGAGGGGCGCATGACAGAGGGCCGGCGCCCCGGCGGGAACCAGGTTCCGGTAGCCGGCGTCGCAGCACTGCTGGCCGTCGGCGCCGAGCAGAAGAAGGTCCGTCCC
It encodes:
- a CDS encoding ATP-dependent 6-phosphofructokinase, which gives rise to MAKHKGTIGILTGGGDVPGLNPAIRAVTFRALREGYRVIGIRRGWAGLVDLVPDKNADNSEQVMVLNEDTVNRAGRTGGTFLHSSRTRPSHLPRNIVPPHLRDKYTDEINDVTPEVLKNLEFLGIDFLIPIGGDDTLSYGERLHEEGMKVVAIPKTMDNDVPGTDYCIGFSTCVTRTIELTHQLRTSAGSHERILVLEVFGRYAGYTALLPTMAGAADRCLIPEHPFDIEQVTELLVADRRRNPSNYSVLLVSEGAQMAGEEEMTFEGMEADQYGHRKLGGIGDKVAAKIKELSPKYNAGRRINTLNQRLGYLVRCGNPDAMDSIVPMAFGNLALDMVLSGTSGRLVSLHNGCYDTVPIDIVTDHKKIVDVTKYYNTERLRPKYETFNRQPLFIMTSDL
- a CDS encoding alpha/beta hydrolase, with product MTRRLPALLLLLCLLPAAGCSLGNRYIFNSSPEVIATPEERGLPYEEVWFPSSGGARLHGWYVPGSPGRPLVLFFHGNAANISHRVENLDYLHRLGLPVFIFDYRGFGASAGTPTGEEDIYEDARSAVAWLAGRGWSPARTVYYGRSMGAAVALQMALERPPAGLVMECSFTSLREIARHMTPVTYALVGWWGLDNMFDNLGKIDALDRPLLLFHGDSDTIAPPAMAERLFAAANEPKTFLLVPGAGHSDAWEIGGQTYRDAWLAFLSALAGRTALAETAVPPSPSLPD
- a CDS encoding alpha/beta fold hydrolase — its product is MEESRKIPPAPWRALSRCVMLLALLTLFACLPRERYLFSTDRTIGFPAPSTGLAFEEVVFPARDGCQLYGRYLPGPPGRPLVLYLYGTGTNLSHLTEPLRLLQGMEASIFVFDYRGYGQSAGEPSERGTYDDARGALDYLRSRGWEPGSTIYYGHSLGAAVALQLALEEPPAGLVLESPFTSVLAMICHHVPFSCDLLRQAYGRYYDNLAKIGRIHAPLLIFQGERDTIVPVEMARQLFARANEPKYMHILPGASHSDLYLTGGLPYRESWRTFIDQAAAQKQQKAAVR
- a CDS encoding acyloxyacyl hydrolase — translated: MLRRAGLLAFLLAIIFAGSAAGETTEPDRYGAALGLGKSYDPHGHIAFALVSGFALFDYDRVWPHRAPEPLRFKVEGSLGVADWPEARAMASAGILALYYLDALAAGRWRPYAEAGVGLVYTDFRVKGQGLRLNFNPQAGIGAEVRTGAGPPWLLALRGHHVSNGGIDDENRGINSVLIQVGRFF